One Eurosta solidaginis isolate ZX-2024a chromosome 5, ASM4086904v1, whole genome shotgun sequence DNA segment encodes these proteins:
- the LOC137252284 gene encoding probable serine hydrolase isoform X1 has translation MVHGIIQKQQMESKGVLTRRYRHAGDLTDEPPTREFAEITIPVPWGHISGKWFGPQNEQPILGLHGWQDNAGTYDLLVPLLPPNVPFLSIDLPGHGLSSRLPDGCFYNTTDNLYIILFIMKQYNWQKISLVGHSMSSIIAFMFAAIFPDKIDMVIGIDALKPHQRPPVSAIRTLEIRMDEFLREDERNRSKEEPPSYSYDELIERIYIGTFHSINKERCKYMLARNIQKSDKYPDKYFFSRDRRLKFYNYLVGSQELCVEMAKRIDCPYLFIKARQSSYFEDKKYYDEVLEILQKKSNFEYLVVDGSHHVHINHPERISEQVNAFINRFGPLAKQKLAIASKL, from the exons atgGTACATGGAATCA tacaaaaacaacaaatggaGTCCAAAGGTGTTTTGACGCGGCGATATCGTCATGCCGGAGACTTAACCGATGAGCCACCAACTCGTGAA TTTGCAGAAATAACTATTCCCGTACCTTGGGGTCATATATCTGGTAAATGGTTTGGTCCTCAAAATGAACAACCAATACTTGGCTTACATGGTTGGCAAGATAATGCAGGCACATATGATTTACTTGTACCACTTTTACCACCAAATGTACCATTCCTATCGATCGATCTACCTGGCCATGGACTTTCATCACGCCTACCAGATGGTTGTTTTTACAATACTACAGACAATCTGTACATCATTTTGTTCATAATGAAACAATACAATTGGCAAAAAATATCTTTGGTTGGTCATTCTATGAGTTCTATTATTGCCTTCATGTTTGCTGCAATATTCCCAGATAAAATCGATATGGTCATCGGAATTGATGCGTTAAAACCGCACCAACGACCGCCTGTAAGCGCTATACGCACTTTGGAAATACGTATGGATGAATTTTTACGTGAAGATGAACGTAATCGTTCGAAGGAGGAGCCACCAAGTTATTCGTATGATGAGCTCATTGAACGTATCTACATTGGAACATTTCATTCTATCAATAAAGAACGATGTAAATATATGTTGGCGCGAAATATACAAAAATCGGACAAATATccagataaatatttttttagccgTGATCGTCGTTTAAAGTTTTACAATTATTTAGTTGGATCACAAGAGCTATGCGTTGAAATGGCTAAACGCATAGATTGTCCATATTTGTTTATTAAGGCACGTCAGTCAAGCTATTTCGAAGATAAGAAGTATTATGATGAAGTATTAGAAATATTACAAAAGAAATCAAATTTTGAATACTTGGTAGTGGATGGATCACATCACGTGCATATAAATCATCCTGAACGTATAAGTGAACAAGTAAATGCTTTCATAAATCGTTTTGGTCCATTGGCCAAGCAAAAACTTGCTATTGCAAGTAAACTGTAA
- the LOC137252284 gene encoding probable serine hydrolase isoform X2: MESKGVLTRRYRHAGDLTDEPPTREFAEITIPVPWGHISGKWFGPQNEQPILGLHGWQDNAGTYDLLVPLLPPNVPFLSIDLPGHGLSSRLPDGCFYNTTDNLYIILFIMKQYNWQKISLVGHSMSSIIAFMFAAIFPDKIDMVIGIDALKPHQRPPVSAIRTLEIRMDEFLREDERNRSKEEPPSYSYDELIERIYIGTFHSINKERCKYMLARNIQKSDKYPDKYFFSRDRRLKFYNYLVGSQELCVEMAKRIDCPYLFIKARQSSYFEDKKYYDEVLEILQKKSNFEYLVVDGSHHVHINHPERISEQVNAFINRFGPLAKQKLAIASKL, translated from the exons atggaGTCCAAAGGTGTTTTGACGCGGCGATATCGTCATGCCGGAGACTTAACCGATGAGCCACCAACTCGTGAA TTTGCAGAAATAACTATTCCCGTACCTTGGGGTCATATATCTGGTAAATGGTTTGGTCCTCAAAATGAACAACCAATACTTGGCTTACATGGTTGGCAAGATAATGCAGGCACATATGATTTACTTGTACCACTTTTACCACCAAATGTACCATTCCTATCGATCGATCTACCTGGCCATGGACTTTCATCACGCCTACCAGATGGTTGTTTTTACAATACTACAGACAATCTGTACATCATTTTGTTCATAATGAAACAATACAATTGGCAAAAAATATCTTTGGTTGGTCATTCTATGAGTTCTATTATTGCCTTCATGTTTGCTGCAATATTCCCAGATAAAATCGATATGGTCATCGGAATTGATGCGTTAAAACCGCACCAACGACCGCCTGTAAGCGCTATACGCACTTTGGAAATACGTATGGATGAATTTTTACGTGAAGATGAACGTAATCGTTCGAAGGAGGAGCCACCAAGTTATTCGTATGATGAGCTCATTGAACGTATCTACATTGGAACATTTCATTCTATCAATAAAGAACGATGTAAATATATGTTGGCGCGAAATATACAAAAATCGGACAAATATccagataaatatttttttagccgTGATCGTCGTTTAAAGTTTTACAATTATTTAGTTGGATCACAAGAGCTATGCGTTGAAATGGCTAAACGCATAGATTGTCCATATTTGTTTATTAAGGCACGTCAGTCAAGCTATTTCGAAGATAAGAAGTATTATGATGAAGTATTAGAAATATTACAAAAGAAATCAAATTTTGAATACTTGGTAGTGGATGGATCACATCACGTGCATATAAATCATCCTGAACGTATAAGTGAACAAGTAAATGCTTTCATAAATCGTTTTGGTCCATTGGCCAAGCAAAAACTTGCTATTGCAAGTAAACTGTAA